Part of the Chitinivibrio alkaliphilus ACht1 genome is shown below.
ATCCGCTTCAGTGTTGTACGATATGGTAATGTCATGGGATCCCGAGGATCGGTAATACCTTTTTTTATGAGGAAAAAGAAAGAGGGTAAACTGCCTATAACCCACCCTGATATGACCCGATTTAATATATCAATTCAAGACGGAGTGAACCTCGTTCTTTTTGCCCTTACGAATCATCTTGGTGGAGAGATTTTTGTACCCAAAATTCCTTCCTACAGAATTCTTGATGTAGCAAAAGCTATTGCCCCCGAAGCGGAACTTGAAATCGTGGGAGTACGCCCAGGAGAAAAAATACATGAGGAGATGATTACCACCACAGATTCTCTCAGCACAATAGATCTCGGGAAATACTATGCGATTCTCCCCTCTGTAGCAATTAACATTAGTCGTGAACAATATCTAGCGCACCATGGCGGCACCTTTGTTGAACCAGGATTTCACTATAACTCTGGAGAAAACAGTGAATGGGAAACCGTTGAAAGCTTACGAAAGGAGATCCGGGAGTGTCTGAGCCCCGATTGTATCCTATGAAAATACTGCCCTATGGAAAACATGAAATTACCCCTGATGATATTACAGCAGTTTCAGAGGTGCTCCGTTCTGACTTTCTTACCCAAGGACCGCAGGTTGAAGCCTTTGAAAAAGCCTTTGCGGAATACGTACAGGCGCCATACGCTGTAGCAGTATGTAATGCAACCGCCGCACTCCATCTTGCCTATACCGTGGGAAACACCCGTCCCAACACACGAGCTCTCACCACGCCCCTTACCTTTGCCGCGTCGGCAAATGCGGCACGCTACTGTGGTGCCACGGTTGATTTTGTTGATATCGATCCCGACACTCTCTGTATAGACCTTGCACAGGCAGAAGAGAGGATATGCTCTGCCCCCCAAGGTACATACTCAGCCCTGACGGTGGTTGACCTGGCTGGATATCCCGTGCAGACAGAACAACTCTACAATGAATGTCGTCGTCGGAATATCTTTCTTATTGAAGATGCATGCCATGCCCCGGGAGCATTTTTTCACACAGCACAAGAAGAACGAATATACAGCGGAAGCTGTCGCTTTAGTGATACGGCAGTATTTTCGTTTCACCCGGTAAAACATATTGCCGCTGGTGAAGGAGGCATGATTACCACCGCACGAAAGGACATCTACGATAAACTCTGCCTATTACGTACACACGGTATTACAAAAAAGTCTCATGCCTTACAGGAGCACCATGGTCCGTGGTATTATGAAATGCACGAGCTTGGATACAATTATCGTCTCAGTGATATACACGCAGCTCTCGGCAGAAGCCAGTTAAACCGTGCCGTCCAAGCCCTCAAACAGCGACGTACCCTCGCTCAAAGGTATACCAAGGCCTTCACCCAGAATGACATTATAATACCTCCGGCAAATACCACCCATGGGCACGCCTTTCATCTTTACCCCATTCGCCTTAAAAACCGTGATGAGGTGTATGCAGCACTTCGGAAAAAAGGGATATATGCGCAAGTTCACTATATACCCCTCCATCTTATGCCCTATTACAAGCGTTTCGGGTTTAAAAGAGGTATGTTTCCCCACTGCGAACAATATTACGCTGAATGTCTCTCTCTTCCTCTGTATCCAAGCTTAACGGCGGAGGAACAAGACTATGTAATCGAGCAGGTCTGTACCTATGCACGATCGTGAGATACGCCACACATAGTACGAATATAGAGAATTTCCGTATCATCTCTTTGAAACGGCACAAAGCCGCATTTTTCATAGAGTTTCTGGGCCGTTCGGTTTGTCACCAATACTCGCAAAACGAGTCGTTGTACCAAACGTCTTTCTGCTTCATCCATAAGGAGTTGCATAAGGAAGAAACCAACACCTCCCTGCTTTTGTAAATCAGGATTTTTATACACCCCTGCTTCGGCAACGCTGTTTTTTTGAATATACAGGGAAATAACCCCTTGGGGAATACCCTTTTGATACACAAGATAACAGAAAACATCATCCCGATGCCGCACCCAGGCAACATGACGCATATGGTCTGTAAATGTAAGCGGTTCATCGTAGCCCATCTGTTGAGAAACAAAGGGGTTGCTCCGCCACATAAACACCATACGAATCTCCCGAGGGGCACAAAGTGAGAGTGGTACTATTCGTACAGACATAACAACCACCACGAGAAAGGATATATGTATAATATATACTGTGTATAAACGCGGTGACATACATACGGCATGTTTTTACCGTCTGTATCAATGAACCGTAGAGTAGGGGCAAGGAGTGGTTAGAATACAGTTGTAACAACCAACCCAATATGAAGTGGAAATAATTCTTTCGTTGCAGTGGCACGTTGATACTCATCACTCCCAATGCTCGAGCGTGTTTCATAGGTAAAACGTTTCTCACCATGGCGAAACCCAAATTCAAGACGTATGAAACCAGCAATTTCAGAGACAGCATATTCGAGCCCTACCCCTCCCCAGAAAAAGGGAAACGAGACGGTCGTGCTATATGACTCATTTGCTATCACCGTATCAACGGCATGAGCCGTATATCCGGCAGCGCCAATAAGAGGCATGGAAATAAGATCGTTAAAAAGAGACACCCCATGAAATAAAACCCGGCCAGAACCACGCCAATGCTCTCTATTCCATGCCCCTTCTAAAAGGATTTCCGTGGAAACAAAATCCCGTATCTGCACTGCCCCCACGGCACCTATGGACTCATGATTCAGAAGAGCTCCTGCACTAAAAAGGGGATACCCTTCCACACTTTGGCGAGAAGTTCGTCCCTGCACAGACACCGTACAGATACATACCGCGAGGAGCAAAGGAAGGATTCTCATTTAATGAACCTCATAGGAGGATAATGTCTTTTGTCTCCGCAAACGTTCCCCTTCATATTCTTTATACTGTACTAAGCCAATTCCCGGAGCGTAGTAGTAATATATGAAAATATCCTGCGATGGTACTCTTTTTTCCATGGTAGGAGGAAAGCGAACACCCGCCCCCCGCAAAAACTGCTCATATGGTATGGTCAGGCGATATTGGATAGTAGAAAAAATGCCTGCCGGAACAGAAACAAACGCTGCAGTATCGATCGCCTCTGCTTGTCGAAAAAACAATACAAAGGCCGAGTCACTGAGACTATATCCAAGATCAGGATACTCCCATGAATCACCTTGCGTAACAGGATAGGGAAAACGAACCATGGGAAGAGAATCGTGCCATAGGGTGTCTTGGGGAGAAGCGGCTCCCAAGAGATACGTAGCTCCTGCAGAATCAGTACCGTAATACAAGGTAATATCATCTTCAAGATGATCCCATTGACACACAAAACTCTCCCCGCTAAACCCCGATGCATGCCACGGTTCATGAACAACCAGACGAGACTCTGCCGTACGCCCATGATGATCTAAATCTGTGTATACCCAAAAATTATCCTGGGCAAGGGGCATAAGGTGAATCTCCGTAATAACTCGGACACGAATGGTATCCCTCTCAGATGTAGCAACGCCGTCATCCACCCATACGGGAACCGATAAGTCCCCCGTAAAACCGGCGTCGGGAATAATAGTGTGCGTATGAAGAGAGTAGTTATTGCCAGCACCTATTTGTAACGATAGTGTCCTTCCCGAACGACTGCGCGCATCAATATACTTCATGGATAGGACTAAACTATCCCCCCGCTGAATCGCAATATCACG
Proteins encoded:
- the pseB gene encoding UDP-N-acetylglucosamine 4,6-dehydratase (inverting), whose amino-acid sequence is MLDNKSVLITGGTGSFGKQFLKTILTRYPAVKRIALYSRDELKQFELRQQYPRSEYPQLRFFIGDVRDRRRLKKACENIDIIIHTAAMKQVDTAEYNPGECILTNITGAENVIDCAIECGVSDVVALSTDKACAPINLYGATKLVSDKLFTAANNIRGKSDIRFSVVRYGNVMGSRGSVIPFFMRKKKEGKLPITHPDMTRFNISIQDGVNLVLFALTNHLGGEIFVPKIPSYRILDVAKAIAPEAELEIVGVRPGEKIHEEMITTTDSLSTIDLGKYYAILPSVAINISREQYLAHHGGTFVEPGFHYNSGENSEWETVESLRKEIRECLSPDCIL
- the pseC gene encoding UDP-4-amino-4,6-dideoxy-N-acetyl-beta-L-altrosamine transaminase; protein product: MKILPYGKHEITPDDITAVSEVLRSDFLTQGPQVEAFEKAFAEYVQAPYAVAVCNATAALHLAYTVGNTRPNTRALTTPLTFAASANAARYCGATVDFVDIDPDTLCIDLAQAEERICSAPQGTYSALTVVDLAGYPVQTEQLYNECRRRNIFLIEDACHAPGAFFHTAQEERIYSGSCRFSDTAVFSFHPVKHIAAGEGGMITTARKDIYDKLCLLRTHGITKKSHALQEHHGPWYYEMHELGYNYRLSDIHAALGRSQLNRAVQALKQRRTLAQRYTKAFTQNDIIIPPANTTHGHAFHLYPIRLKNRDEVYAALRKKGIYAQVHYIPLHLMPYYKRFGFKRGMFPHCEQYYAECLSLPLYPSLTAEEQDYVIEQVCTYARS
- a CDS encoding GNAT family N-acetyltransferase, which codes for MSVRIVPLSLCAPREIRMVFMWRSNPFVSQQMGYDEPLTFTDHMRHVAWVRHRDDVFCYLVYQKGIPQGVISLYIQKNSVAEAGVYKNPDLQKQGGVGFFLMQLLMDEAERRLVQRLVLRVLVTNRTAQKLYEKCGFVPFQRDDTEILYIRTMCGVSHDRA